The sequence GGTTCGAGAAAAAAAACAGTGGAGAAATAATCTTGCAGAAAGATTCTATGCCACCAGAACCCATCAGAATTTTGAGGCCCTCAATCAAAATCATGTTCACAATCTATAGCAGATCAGGCAAATAACAACACTAGTTATCCAAAAATAGCACTGTCATAAATTGTCATCGGTTCCTAGTCTTGCTTATTTTTCACCTAGATGTCAGCATGAAAGCAGTTTGTATTACATTGGAGAGAAGATATGTTCAAATCAATACAGAGAGTTTGATcctcaggaaaaaaaaaaaacaagaatgaGTAATACGAGTGCGAGTCTATCATCAAGTGATGATCAATACAACAAAGAAGTGGATCATCAAGAGATGATCATCCATACCACGCATGCCAGTAGTCCAGAGTCCTTTGACATCCCCAAAACACCACCAGCTCTCAACCTTGATTGAGGTCACAAAGAATAATAAACAAACAGTTGAGATCACCGCATTGACATCAACGTCCGAACTCTTTTTTCCCTCTCAACTTTTTTGGCAGTAGGAGTCCTCTTCAGCTTACGCAGCTCATCCATGACCACTTTTTCTACGTTGTCGATGCTGTTTAGAAGCTTTCTCTGTGGGGTTAAGCAAGCTGTTTCTTCAGCACTCTGTCGTGTGATATCAAGCAATATCTTTGGCACTTTCCCGATAGTTGGTGGGCAGTGCTTAATTCCAATTGTTGGGTGTGGAGATGTCATAGAAATATCGTGCTCGAGCTGAGCACCTGATGTAGACACAGAAGGAACACGAACTGGCTGGTCCTGGGGTATAGGACTCTCAGTTAATAGGCCTTCACTTTCTCCCCGACCCAATCTTCTTCTCTCTGTTGCCTGAGGAAAGAATCATCTTAACGTAAATGTAAACAAATTGAAAGAGAACAAGTATTTGATAATCGTTACCTGCTCAAGCGAACCTCGATATGAAGTCAAAGACAAAAAATCTATCCAACCTCTATCCAGCCGACAGGTCTATTAATTAAGGTAAAGTTGAAAAAGATGAATATTTAAACACGTACCATATTTAAACACTTGATTATCAAGGATGAATATTAACTCTGTGAAACATGGATTGTTAGGCTTTTAGAAGAGTTAAGTGAATGACACTACCGCAACTTAACACTGAAAGTTGGTACAGAATTAAGTTAGTTATAGgacaaatcaataaatattttaatttagaaatatGGAGAAAGCGTTGACCTGCAACTgaacaaatacaaaataaaatttaagaattcCATGATAAATCAACATAAAGAAAGATGATACACCCTCACAGAACAAACTAAGAATAAATATGACATTGTGATGCTACTTGCTGATAACAACACATGATTCAAAGTAAGTGCAAATAAAAATCCAattcaaatttatattaaacTGATTTGACAGTGAAGATTCTACGGACATAGCTCCACGAGGTTTAACATAATCAGCTGAAAAAGAAAAGCATAATATGCCGGACTTTATGTTGCCACTTGCCAACAAACTGTAGATAAGAAACATCTACTCCTATGGTGAAACAGAGTCTTGTTCATAATTCCACATCCTGAGTAATTAATCATAAGTAGCCTCATGCAATAATTAAGTAATGCCTGAAAATTGAAATATGCCAGCTTAATATTGTTACAAATCAATATCCTGAATGCATAAATCGAATTATACGACCGAGATTATGAACAGTACATAAAAGTGTGTATTCAGGAATTTATTATTGTGAGATCTTTCTGCATTAAAACATGGCTATGTTTAACAATCAACCAAATTTGTGCATCAATTATTCGCAAGACATAAGAAATAACGGCTAAAAGCTTAACTCAGAGATTAGATTACACTAAATCAGTGCTTCATCCAAAAGCCCTCGAAGTCTACTCCATTTCTCGAAATACATAATCACAGGATAAACTCATTTCCAAGTAAAAAAGGAATTTGTGCATTACCCTCGCTACAGCAGTGATGTCACGAAGAGGTCTTCTTGGATACCAAGCGGGCAAAACGCTACTTCCACGGACACGGTAACCGCCTCGACCACGGCCACTGCCAATCATGGGAGACAAATTTTCACGCCCAAAGACTGATGCAGGTGACCGTAAAAAATAACCGCCTCGCCCAATTCTTGGACTTCCAACAATTCCCCTCCCAcggccaccaccaccaccagaaGCCTCTGCCGTTGTCCCAGTCATTGCCGTATCTCGCCATCTGAACGGAGTTTCAGCACGCTGCCCCTCGTCAGCATCATCTTGTCGAACAAATATCAGCGAGTCACCTCTCCCACTGATTCGATTTCCAGTGTTTGAATTTCTTCTTCTGCTGTAATTCGCCACTACGTCATCTTCCCTCGATAACCGATCTCTTGCCTCCGGCATTATATCAACAACCTTCAAACACTTGAACTGAATCaaccattaaaaaaaacatgaatgCACGCATGAAAATTTTATCATGTTCGAAAACCCAAATCAATAACATGCGAGAAAAGCTctgaacatttaaaatttgaagtttCTTGATACCTTAGACAACTATTCTGTGGGGTTTCTTTACGTACTTCTATGGAAACGAAGGTGCTAAGTAGGAATAACCACGGAGGTGGGT comes from Primulina huaijiensis isolate GDHJ02 chromosome 17, ASM1229523v2, whole genome shotgun sequence and encodes:
- the LOC140963174 gene encoding protein POLYCHOME: MPEARDRLSREDDVVANYSRRRNSNTGNRISGRGDSLIFVRQDDADEGQRAETPFRWRDTAMTGTTAEASGGGGGRGRGIVGSPRIGRGGYFLRSPASVFGRENLSPMIGSGRGRGGYRVRGSSVLPAWYPRRPLRDITAVARATERRRLGRGESEGLLTESPIPQDQPVRVPSVSTSGAQLEHDISMTSPHPTIGIKHCPPTIGKVPKILLDITRQSAEETACLTPQRKLLNSIDNVEKVVMDELRKLKRTPTAKKVEREKRVRTLMSMR